Below is a window of Sulfitobacter sp. BSw21498 DNA.
GACGCGGTAGCCAATCGGGGAACCCAAGAATGTCGAAAAGGCTGATTTTTCCTGCTTCTGCGATGTACGCATCAATCGCCCGATGAACGGCGTCACGGTCAAAACGATCGCCGCCGGAAAATGTCACGTCCGAAATCACATCAAACGTCGTCGTCACCATCTCGTCCAGCAGGTTTATCGCAGCTGGTCCTGCTGACGCAATCCGATCGGCTGAACGCTCTGCAGCTGCAGTCATAATTGGCGACAAGTTTAACATATTACGATGTGAAAAGGCGGGTGCCACTGCGCGGCGCTGCCACCGCCACTGCGCACCCTCTGCGATGAACAGTGATTCCCCAATGGCCGGACGCAAAAGATTCTTTGTGACCAGCGACTTGGGATAGTCATCAACCCGGTCCAGCAGCATCTCGCGAATGGCGATGGGGTCCATCACCATGTGCCAGCGTTTGCCCATTTTTCCCGATACCATAGGCTGTTTGACGGCAAGTTCCGGAATAATACTCAACACATTGCGACGCGCCATCGCGAGGCTGCGGAACAGGCCTACGGGTTGGTTAATCAAAGCCACACGGGCGGGCAGGGGGCGATCCATGATGTTGTTCCTCGATCAGGCGGTCACACCGTAGCATGCAAAGCAGGCCCTGCCACTTTGGCAAACGTTGAACCTGAACCAGCCTTAGGGTATCGCAGAAGGCATGAATGCGCCAAGGAGGCTTGAAGTGGTTCGAATTTTATCAGCTTTGATCAGTATTGTTGTTCTTACGGCGTGTAACGGGGCGTCTGATCTCGACAAGCCGGCAGTGCCGCTGGGAGATTTTAACCTGTATCATAATATCGTCGTCGCACCGAAAGTGCAGAAGCTGCCGATCAGCCGTGAAGTCAGCAAAGAAGTCCTGACCACAGCCATCAAAGACGCCATCGCTGAACGGTTCGACCGATATAACGGGACGCGAAACTATCACTTCGGCGTTAGTGTTGAAGGGTATATTTTGGCACCTCCTGGTATTCCCCTTGTGCTTGCGCCCAAGTCGATCATGATTCTTAACCTCACCGTCTGGGATGACGCCGCAGGTAAGAAACTTACCGCAGAGCCGCATCAGATCACCGTGTTCGAATCTCTGGATCAGGGGCCTATCGTCGGGTCAGGCTATACCAAGACTGCTGAAGAGCAGCTCAAGAACCTTAGCCAGAATGCGGCAAAGTCGATCGAAAGTTATTTGGTCAAGCAAAATAAGGCCGAAGGCTGGTTCGAGCGGCCCGCAGATGCGGTCATTAAGCGCGCTGAAGTTGCCTCTGCGCCGGTAGTAACTGAAAATTAACGCGCATTTACATGAATTCTCGGGGGGTGTTTGGCCAACAGGTGCTTGATTTTATGCGCCAGACCCAATACATCGCCCGCCAGATAGGTTTGGGTCTAGTTTCAGGCCCTCGTTAATATAAAGGGCTGCACCATGGCTAAGGCAAAGTTTGAACGTAATAAACCACACGTTAACATCGGTACCATTGGTCACGTTGACCACGGTAAAACGACGTTGACCGCTGCGATCACGAAATACTTCGGCGACTTCCGCGCCTATGACCAAATCGACGGCGCGCCCGAAGAAAAAGCACGTGGTATCACTATTTCGACCGCGCACGTTGAGTATGAAACCGAAGCACGTCACTACGCACACGTCGACTGCCCCGGCCACGCTGACTATGTGAAAAACATGATCACCGGTGCGGCACAGATGGACGGCGCGATCCTGGTTGTGAACGCGGCTGATGGCCCCATGCCACAAACCCGCGAGCACATCCTGCTCGGTCGCCAGGTTGGTATCCCGACCATGGTTGTCTACATGAACAAAGTTGACCAGGTTGACGACGAAGAGCTGCTGGAATTGGTGGAAATGGAAATCCGCGAATTGCTGTCTTCCTACGACTACCCAGGCGACGACATGCCTGTGATTCCTGGTTCGGCTCTGCACGCAATGAACGGCACTCAGCCCGAAATTGGTGAGGAATCCATCCGCAAGTTGATGGCCGCTGTTGACGAATATATCCCGACACCAGCACGCGCTGTTGACCAGCCGTTCCTGATGCCAGTGGAAGACGTATTCTCGATCTCCGGTCGTGGTACTGTTGTGACCGGTCGTGTTGAGCGTGGCGTGATCAATGTTGGCGACAGCATTGAAATCGTTGGTATCCGTGACACGAAGACAACCACTTGTACCGGCGTTGAAATGTTCCGCAAGCTGCTGGATCGTGGGGAAGCTGGCGATAACGTTGGTGTTCTTCTGCGCGGTATCGAGCGTGAAGGCGTTGAGCGCGGTCAGGTTTTGTGTAAGCCTAAGTCGGTTAACCCACACACAAAGTTCACTGCCGAGGCGTATATCCTCACCAAAGAAGAGGGTGGCCGTCACACGCCGTTCTTCGCGAACTACCGTCCACAGTTCTACTTCCGGACCACAGACGTCACCGGTACCGTTCAGCTGCCAGAAGGCACTGAAATGGTTATGCCCGGCGACAACCTGCAGTTCGACGTTGAACTGATCGCCCCCATCGCGATGGAAGACGGTCTGCGTTTCGCGATCCGCGAAGGCGGCCGGACCGTTGGCGCAGGCGTTGTTTCCAAGATCAACGAATAAGCCGCTGGCGGGTCACCCCGCTGACAGCTGACAAAACGAAGGCCGCTCCTGTAAGGGGGCGGCCTTTTTCGTTGTGTGGCACCGGAAGGCATTATTCGCGAGCAATGCGTCTATCGGCACTTGATCCCCCGGAAAATATCGACTACCTCACCACTCGGCATAGGGGTTTAGCTCAGTTGGTAGAGCATCGGTCTCCAAAACCGAGGGTCGTGGGTTCGAGTCCCTCAGCCCCTGCCAATCTCACCACATGATCAACGCGCGCGAAGGCGCATGGCCGCTTGGGCAGGGCGCTGTATTTGAAGCCTTGAATTCAGTGCTTTTGACAGATACATCCCCACAATCGTTCGTATACAGGAAAACCGACATGGCCACAGTCAACCCGCTTCAGTTCATCCAGCAAGTGCGTTCCGAAGTATCCAAAGTCGTCTGGCCGACTCGTCGCGAAGTCATGCTCACCACGGTAATGGTGTTCATCCTCGCCGCTCTGACCGCAGTGTTCTTTGCGGTTGTGGATATTCTGATCCGCGGCGGCTTGCAGTATATTTTGTCGGCCTTCGGCTGATCCGGGGCGCGGCACTGTAAAAGCGCCGCGGACCTCTTGAAACATTTGTGATTGCGGGCTATCCCGCAGACCTGATCAAGAGGGGCGTGCGGCGATTCGTGTTGCGCGCCGATTTTTTGTTCACCGCCGGCCTGTTGTGACACGCTGGTTTTAAGAGAATTAGATGTAGCTGTTGCTGCATCACAAGACAGGGACCAAGTTCAGATGGCGAAAAGATGGTATTCGGTCAGTGTTTTGTCGAACTTCGAAAAGAAGATTGCCGAGCAAATCCGCACCACGGTCGCCGAGCAAGAGCTTGAGGACCAAATCGACGAAGTACTGGTCCCCACCGAAGAGGTGATCGAGGTTCGGCGCGGCAAGAAAGTCACGACAGAACGTCGGTTTATGCCCGGCTATGTGCTTGTACATATGGAGATGTCCGACCGCGGCTATCACTTGATAAACTCGATCAACCGCGTCACAGGGTTTTTGGGGCCGCAGGGCCGTCCAATGCCCATGCGTGACGCCGAAGTAACCGCGATTCTTGGCCGTGTCCAAGAGGGCGAAGAAACACCACGCACCTTGATCCACTTTGAAGTGGGCGAGCGGGTGAAGGTTGCCGATGGTCCGTTCGAGGATTTCGACGGCATGATCGAACAGGTCGACGACGAGAACCAGCGCCTCAAGGTTTCTGTGTCGATCTTTGGCCGGGAAACCCCGGTCGAGCTGGAATTCACTCAGGTCAACAAACAGGTCTGAGCGAGCGGCGGGGCGACCCGCCATACGGTGGCAACACCGTTCGTTTGTGGGAGGGGACAGCGGCGCGCCGCTCAACCGCACCACACTAGCAAGCGGCCACATCGCGATGTGGTCGTATAGGGTGAATGAAAGTTCACCGACATTAAAAGGAGA
It encodes the following:
- the tuf gene encoding elongation factor Tu, whose amino-acid sequence is MAKAKFERNKPHVNIGTIGHVDHGKTTLTAAITKYFGDFRAYDQIDGAPEEKARGITISTAHVEYETEARHYAHVDCPGHADYVKNMITGAAQMDGAILVVNAADGPMPQTREHILLGRQVGIPTMVVYMNKVDQVDDEELLELVEMEIRELLSSYDYPGDDMPVIPGSALHAMNGTQPEIGEESIRKLMAAVDEYIPTPARAVDQPFLMPVEDVFSISGRGTVVTGRVERGVINVGDSIEIVGIRDTKTTTCTGVEMFRKLLDRGEAGDNVGVLLRGIEREGVERGQVLCKPKSVNPHTKFTAEAYILTKEEGGRHTPFFANYRPQFYFRTTDVTGTVQLPEGTEMVMPGDNLQFDVELIAPIAMEDGLRFAIREGGRTVGAGVVSKINE
- the secE gene encoding preprotein translocase subunit SecE, which codes for MATVNPLQFIQQVRSEVSKVVWPTRREVMLTTVMVFILAALTAVFFAVVDILIRGGLQYILSAFG
- the nusG gene encoding transcription termination/antitermination protein NusG, yielding MAKRWYSVSVLSNFEKKIAEQIRTTVAEQELEDQIDEVLVPTEEVIEVRRGKKVTTERRFMPGYVLVHMEMSDRGYHLINSINRVTGFLGPQGRPMPMRDAEVTAILGRVQEGEETPRTLIHFEVGERVKVADGPFEDFDGMIEQVDDENQRLKVSVSIFGRETPVELEFTQVNKQV